Sequence from the Paramisgurnus dabryanus chromosome 3, PD_genome_1.1, whole genome shotgun sequence genome:
GACGAACACAGCAAAATCTGCTCCATTTCTCTGAAAATGATAAGAGATGAGAAAAATTGcctaaaaatttatttaaaacgaCAACATAACTGTGCTTTATTTCGGGTCAATGTGATTACCATGAGATTCGCATTAGCGATGTGATGTTTAACCAGACCTCCTCCAAGAATTATCATTCCAGTGCTCTTGGCAAACACGGCTTTGCTGTTAAGTCTCCGAATATCTGCAGTGTCCAAAATAATCATAATGAACttaatgtttttacaaaatatctGCATTCACACCAAATCCAGAGAAACTCACCCTCCACAATGTCAAGCACCAGTCCGGGGTTCTTGTACGAGTGGAAATAGATCATATCACCCAATGAACCGTCGGTAAGGGCGGGGCTAAACACTGGAATATCATTCTGACAAACAAGGAATGAAGGTTTAAGTTATATATTCAGTTTGGGAAAGGtgatttatatacattttatttaaatttcacCTTATAGGCCCAATAGTAAACTGAGTCTGGGTCGTTGATTTCTTTGCCCAGTCTGTGGATCATTTTAGAGGGGGTCCAGTGTGTGCCCTGACACAAATATATAACAATATTTCTCATATTCAACAAGACAAATACATAACCATTGATTAAACATTGACTGCACAAATAAAGGTTttcaataaattaatttaataaatcaTCATATAAACTAAAAAATTAAACACTACACATACCCTCGAAAAACGTAacacaaaacatacacaacacaaTAACTTCTCACCTCCGTCTTTTGTTCCAGCACCATTTGATCTAAAATAGGCATCAACCAATCTTCAAACTTACAATAGTTATCATTTGGTACCAGGAGATTACCTATTCTATAAGAGACAGAATAcagtaaacacataaaaaatgtgtcaaaagattaattgcgattaatcacatacaaaaaaaagtttttgttttcataatatatttgtgtgtgtaattattatgtatatataaaaaaacacacacatgcgtgtaagaaacatttatatgtattttaagattttgatatatttagatatattttatgttttatatatatatatatatatatatatatatatatatatatatatatatatatatataaaaatacattttttcttaaatttaaatttttttcttacatttcttaaaaaataattacacattgcacacacatatattattcaaaaacaaacttttattttgtatgcaattaattgtgattaatcgcatacagaataaaagtttgtgttgcATAATATGTGTAATTATTACGTATATATAAAATTCATATGTAcgtaataattacacacaaatattttgtatgcgatttatcacaattaatcttttgacagccctagtattttttttaaaaaaatgttatttatgtatacatttttatttatatataatataaaatatattaaaatctaaataaatattaatatacatgtaaatgtttcttaaatacatatatgcatgtgtgtgtatatttatatatacaaaataactaCACACAGtgcatacatatatattatgcaaaaacaaacttttattttggatgtgattaattgcaattaatcttttgacagccctaataaatacacacacatgcatgtaagaaacatttatatatatatatatatatatatattaagattttgatatattttatattatatatacatttaaaaatatacataaataaaaattttcttaaatttaaaatattttttcttaaatttcttaaaaaataattacacacattgcacacacatatattattcaaaaacaaacttttattttgtatgcaattaattgtgattaatcgcatacaaataaaagtttgtgttgcataaaatgtgtaattatgacctatatataaaatgaatatgtacgtaataattacacacaaatattttgtatgcgattaatcacaattaatcttttgacagccctagtatttttttttaaaaaatgttatttatgtatacatttttatttatatataatataaaatatattaaaatctaaataaatattaatatacatgtaaatgtttcttaaatacatatatgcatgtgtgtgtatatttatatatacaaaataactaCACACAGtgcatacatatatattatgcaaaaacaaacttttattttggatgtgattaattgcaattaatcttttgacagccctaataaatacacacacatgcatgtaagaaacatttatatatatatatatatatatattaagattttgatatattttatattatatatacatttaaaaatatacataaataaaaattttcttaaatttaaaatattttttcttaaatttcttaaaaaataattacacacattgcacacacatatattattcaaaaacaaacttttattttgtatgcaattaattgtgattaatcgcatacaaataaaagtttgtgttgcATAATATGTGTAATTATGAcgtatatataaaatgaatatgtacgtaataattacacacaaatattttgtatgcgattaatcacaattaatcttttgacagccctagtattttttttaaaaaaatgttatttatgtatacatttttatttatatataatataaaatatattaaaatctaaataaatattaatatacatgtaaatgtttcttaaatacatatatgcatgtgtgtgtatatttatatatacaaaataactaCACACAGtgcatacatatatattatgcaaaaacaaacttttattttggatgtgattaattgcaattaatcttttgacagccctaataaatacacacacatgcatgtaagaaacatttatatatatatatatatatatatattaagattttgatatattttatattatatatacatttaaaaatatacataaataaaaattttcttaaatttaaaatattttttcttaaatttcttaaaaaataattacacacattgcacacacatatattattcaaaaacaaacttttattttgtatgcaattaattgtgattaatcgcatacaaataaaagtttgtgttgcATAATATGTGTAATTATGAcgtatatataaaatgaatatgtacgtaataattacacacaaatattttgtatgcgattaatcacaattaatcttttgacagccctagtatttattaaagaaaaatgttatttatgtatacatttttatttatatataatataaaatatattaaaatttaaataaatatttatatacatgtaaatgtttcttaaatacatatatgcatgtgtgtgtgtgtgtgtgtatatttatatatacaaaataattacacacagtgcatacatatatattatgcaaaaacaaacttttattttgtatgtgattaattgcaattaatcttGTGACAGCccttataaatacacacacatgcatgtatgtaagaaacatttatatgtatattaagattttgatatattttatattatatatacatttaaaaaatatacataaataaaaatttcttaaatttgaaatatttttccttaaatttcttacaaaatatttacacacattgcacacacatatattattcAAAACTTTTCTTTTGTGTGCAATTAATTGTGATTTAtccaaaatataatataaagacCACACCGTTTAGAAACCGTTCCCTTACCTATTAATACCCTGCTGTCGTAGGTCTTTACCACGCAGACTAAACTCTCCAAGGTAAGTGGGTGCTAAACATTTGATAATGTCTTCTTCGATTCCTCCAGCTGTGGTCACTATCACATCTATCTATAAAAACACAGTCAAATACTTAAAGTAATGCTACATAAGATACTTTACAGATGATGATATAGATGCAAGAAACAACACTAATACAGTCAGTGAAATGTGACGTACCATTTTGTGTTGCGCGAGGTAGCGAATGCTTTCTCGCACACCTGAGCTGATCAGGTTGGAGGTGTAGCCCAAGAAGATGGTGCAGCCTGAACCAGCCTGATGAGAATCACTGTCCTCATGTTCCACATGCACAGGCTGCAGTCTCTTCTCTATCTACACCAAACACAGAGACAGTGTAAAGATGCATGTTTGGGTGAAACTTATGAACTAAGTTATTAACCATTTAGTGCTTATCAGATAAGTGATATAATAAAAAGTTGACTAATAAATCATGAATGAGATGCCTCTCATGTTTAAATAGATTACAGCTTTGTCCTGCACACACTCACCATCTTATTGATCTCTTGCACAGCCAGGGCAAAGCTGCTGGCCTGGAAGCCTGTGGTGAGATAGGACTGCAGTAGGGCTTTATAATCCACCCCTTGGTTGAAGTCATAACCTTTAATCCGGGGCATATCGTCTGGCAAAGGACTGCTTTCCTTTAACACAGCATCCCTCGCCACAGAGGGGGCTTGATGTGCCATCACTCTTATCTACAAACAGTAGAttaacacgcacacacacggtAGTACTATTGTATACAGTATTAATATTTACCATTGCATTGTACTGAATTCTTGCAATATTTTGCAGGTATTACTTTATTTACATGATACCAAAGTCTTCAAAGAACCACAGTTCTTCACAAATCATGTACAAGTGATCTAATGGAAAATGGTGTCAAATACGCACTAGAACCGCCTGCGATCAAAGACTGTAAACAGACTCAGTAATGTATGAAGTGTATACTGTACTTTTAAACGCATGCGCAAACCAAATCTTTTCCGAGTAACCCTTATAACACGGATACATTACTGGTATTATACTCACCACTTTGATTATGTATGTTATACCACTAGCTGTCTGTTTAATATAGGCTAGTAGTTGATATATCACAGTTCTGTACACGCGACCGACCACATGCTACAAACAAGTACGGCAAGCGCGACGGTACAAACTAAATACGAAATTATCAAAATGCGAAGAACCAAaaggcttcttcttcttcttctattGCAGTTGGTAAACAACGTCTGGTTGCATTACTGCCCAGAAGGCTTCTTTTCAGACCTAATGTGTTTTTAAGGTCATTGCTACAGTTTAACccataaagcaaaaaaaaaataaaaaaaataaaaaaaaaatgattcgaagtgaattcccatgctggtccatgatggtttggtgctggtggtcaccagcataccattACCAAAACACAGAATTTTTAAGTTTGAAGATATATTAGTTTTAACATtcattaacatatatttcaaaatgtatttctgtggcaacaaatacatttctgcTTTTACAACTCCAAAAGGCAAAACATATTTTAACAGGCCAAAAtataaagtttataaagttttttttgcggctgaaaatatatttaattttaaccttttttaaaaccaaacactcttatgtttacaggttataactagtgctgggcatagattaatctagattaatctcatacaaaataaaagtatttttttgcataacatatgagtttctgctgtgtgtaattattatttatatataaaaacacacacatccatgtatgtatttaagaaacatttacatgtgtatatatatttatttatatttttctattttatatataaataaaaaaatgatatataaataaaacatttcttaaatgtatttatatgtatgtgtgtgtggttaaatatagataatatttacacacagcacaaaatcatatattatgaaaaaattacttttattttgtatgaaaaATAACCAATTGTTTCTTCCAATGCAAtgcaaatatatacatttttttaatatattttaaaatataaaaaaatggccaaaaataaatttttataaacatatttcaaatatttttcaacaaatattttttttttttgccgttttttgtatattttgaaatgaattttaaaattaatatatttatgttgTATTGGAAGAAacactttgtttatgttataACCTGTAAATATAAcacgtttaaaaataaaataaaatatattttcagctgcaaaaaaactttataaacgtttatatatttaatatatatatatatatatatatatatatatatatatatattttttttaatgggaATATTTATTATGGTACAAAACATTACAGTATAGGAGTTACTATAATAAATATTACAGTACACTCTAGTATTTTTCAGGTGTAGGTGCGGTGCATAAATGGTTGGATATAAAGTGAAAGTAGGAACAGTGAGTTTAATATaactaaatgtataaatattacaccaatttgcataaaatacaatttaaatgtaataaaaaacataaacaagcaaatatttaatatttatttgtcatcatatatttttactttttttattattattgtgcaAAATTGTTCTTGTGTATAATCAAACAGTGCTGAACTTTAATGACATTTCTGGCACTGCTGATTTGACCTCTAAACTCATAGACATCACAGCGCCTTTGAAGCTTCTAACAGTGCAtgggtgtgtgtgcgcgcacgtTTTGGGGGGTTGAACAAccctttgaaatataaacacacagacCAACCGGTCACACACTCTTCCACCATCTCACTGAAGCAAGAACATTTCCCCACTTTTACTCTccattattataaattatattgGGTATATAACAGACTTAATGCACTCTTGAGgtaaaatctcagacatgataTTTTTATATGCAGATTGAAGACTTAAGAGACTGAAGGTCCTCCAGAAATGATGGATGTTTACTGCAGTAATAATATTCTTCAGGCCAGAAGAACTGTGGAGCAGCTGAGACTAGAAACAGAGCTACAGAGAATCAAGGTGAGATCCATCTATCACAAAacaatacacatttacatttcATAATG
This genomic interval carries:
- the dhps gene encoding deoxyhypusine synthase, yielding MAHQAPSVARDAVLKESSPLPDDMPRIKGYDFNQGVDYKALLQSYLTTGFQASSFALAVQEINKMIEKRLQPVHVEHEDSDSHQAGSGCTIFLGYTSNLISSGVRESIRYLAQHKMIDVIVTTAGGIEEDIIKCLAPTYLGEFSLRGKDLRQQGINRIGNLLVPNDNYCKFEDWLMPILDQMVLEQKTEGTHWTPSKMIHRLGKEINDPDSVYYWAYKNDIPVFSPALTDGSLGDMIYFHSYKNPGLVLDIVEDIRRLNSKAVFAKSTGMIILGGGLVKHHIANANLMRNGADFAVFVNTGQEFDGSDSGARPDEAVSWGKIRMDATPVKVYADAAIVFPLLVAETFAHNASRLIKEKKSD